One stretch of Balneolaceae bacterium DNA includes these proteins:
- a CDS encoding phosphopentomutase, which produces MGNCYLLVIDGLGVGAQEDAADYGDHNANTLGHVCAQTGCRLPNLGRLGLGNILELPSVPSSPNPLCAWGRMRETSPGKDSTTGHWELAGVRLERPFPTYPEGFPEEVIESFCRVTGQSGVLCNRPRSGTEVIADYGEEHLQDGRPIVYTSADSVFQVAAHTHAVPLEELYRWCRLAREEVLTGEHGVGRVIARPFEGEPGSFERLSHARRDYSLDPPEPNLLSLLQEAGIKRYSIGKVSDLFGEHYFTQYRKTRGNAEGLSQLLSLMSAAEDSFVFVNLIDTDQQYGHRLDPEGYAACLQELDRAVPAIFSKLKEGDLLIVTGDHGNDPTSESTDHSREFVPLLVFPGPPADLGTRETFADVACSVAEFFGLEHSFPGHSFY; this is translated from the coding sequence GTGGGCAACTGCTATCTTCTGGTTATCGACGGCCTTGGAGTCGGGGCCCAGGAAGACGCTGCAGACTACGGGGACCATAACGCCAATACCCTGGGCCACGTATGCGCGCAAACCGGCTGCCGCCTGCCGAACCTGGGCCGGCTGGGACTGGGCAACATACTGGAGCTCCCCTCCGTGCCGTCCTCTCCCAATCCCCTCTGCGCGTGGGGACGCATGCGCGAGACCTCGCCCGGCAAGGACTCCACCACAGGGCACTGGGAGCTGGCCGGCGTGCGTCTGGAGCGTCCTTTTCCCACCTACCCGGAGGGCTTTCCGGAGGAGGTGATCGAGTCCTTCTGCAGGGTCACCGGACAGTCCGGCGTGCTCTGCAACCGGCCCCGTTCGGGCACCGAAGTCATCGCCGACTACGGAGAGGAGCACCTGCAGGACGGCAGGCCCATCGTCTACACCTCCGCCGACAGCGTCTTCCAGGTGGCCGCGCACACCCATGCGGTTCCATTGGAGGAGCTCTACCGCTGGTGCCGCCTGGCCCGCGAGGAAGTGCTGACCGGCGAGCACGGCGTGGGACGGGTGATCGCGCGGCCTTTCGAGGGCGAGCCCGGAAGCTTCGAGCGCCTCTCGCACGCCCGCCGGGACTATTCGCTCGACCCGCCCGAGCCCAACCTGCTCTCGCTGTTGCAGGAGGCGGGCATAAAGCGCTACTCCATCGGCAAGGTATCGGACCTGTTCGGGGAGCACTACTTTACGCAGTACCGCAAGACGCGCGGCAACGCAGAGGGCCTCTCCCAGCTTCTGAGCCTCATGTCGGCCGCCGAAGACAGTTTCGTCTTTGTGAATCTCATCGACACGGATCAACAGTACGGCCACCGCCTCGACCCGGAGGGCTACGCGGCCTGTCTTCAGGAGCTGGACCGTGCCGTACCGGCCATCTTCAGCAAGCTGAAGGAGGGGGACCTGCTCATCGTGACGGGCGACCACGGCAACGACCCTACCTCCGAGAGCACCGACCACAGCCGCGAATTCGTCCCCCTGCTGGTCTTCCCGGGTCCACCGGCCGATCTCGGCACACGCGAAACCTTCGCCGATGTGGCCTGCAGCGTGGCTGAATTCTTCGGGCTGGAACATTCTTTTCCCGGACATAGTTTTTACTAA